From Kamptonema formosum PCC 6407, a single genomic window includes:
- the glyQ gene encoding glycine--tRNA ligase subunit alpha — MNFQSVIATLHKFWSDRGCLIAQPYDIEKGAGTMSPHTFLRAIGPEPWSVAYVEPCRRPTDGRYGENPNRFQHYYQYQVIIKPSPNNIQEVYLDSLRALGIRPEDHDIRFVEDNWESPTLGAWGVGWEVWLDGMEITQFTYFQQCGSIDCRPVSIEITYGLERLSMYLQEVNAITDIQWTDSVTYGDVHLQGEVEHCTYNFEASNPELLFTLFGLYEQEAEQLTQKGLVLPSLDYVLKCSHTFNLLDARGVIAVTERTRYIGKIRNLARRVAQLYLEQREKLGFPLDKLAKV, encoded by the coding sequence GTGAACTTCCAATCAGTCATTGCCACTTTACATAAATTCTGGAGCGATCGCGGCTGCTTAATCGCGCAACCCTACGACATCGAAAAAGGCGCAGGAACCATGAGCCCTCACACCTTTTTAAGAGCCATTGGCCCCGAACCTTGGTCAGTCGCCTATGTCGAACCCTGTCGTCGGCCCACAGATGGACGCTATGGCGAAAATCCCAATCGTTTCCAACATTACTATCAATATCAAGTCATAATTAAGCCATCTCCTAATAACATTCAGGAAGTCTATCTAGACTCCCTTAGAGCATTAGGAATCCGCCCCGAAGACCACGACATCCGCTTTGTTGAAGATAACTGGGAATCTCCGACATTAGGCGCTTGGGGTGTAGGTTGGGAAGTCTGGTTAGATGGCATGGAAATCACCCAATTTACATACTTTCAACAGTGCGGTAGCATTGACTGTCGCCCCGTTTCAATTGAGATTACCTATGGGTTAGAACGGCTCTCTATGTATCTGCAAGAAGTTAATGCTATTACAGATATTCAATGGACAGATAGCGTAACTTATGGCGACGTTCACCTTCAGGGAGAAGTCGAACACTGTACCTATAACTTTGAAGCATCGAACCCGGAATTGCTGTTTACTCTGTTTGGTCTTTACGAGCAAGAAGCAGAACAATTAACGCAGAAAGGGTTAGTTTTACCCAGCCTAGATTACGTGCTAAAATGTTCTCATACTTTCAATTTACTTGATGCCAGAGGCGTGATTGCCGTCACGGAGCGCACCCGCTATATCGGTAAAATTCGCAATTTGGCACGGCGCGTGGCTCAGCTTTATTTAGAACAGCGAGAAAAACTAGGTTTTCCCCTGGATAAACTAGCAAAAGTCTAA
- a CDS encoding DUF1611 domain-containing protein, with the protein MIPKDPTYKINNGKVAILLHQGIIGKFGKTGLAFLRYSEASVVAAIDSECAGQSFCELTGISREVPIVASVSEALSYSPDILLIGIAPSGGVLPTEWLEEINRAIAAGLSVVNGLHTQLAPLIKIPLKDDQWIWDVRQEPQKVGAIASAKAADLNCRRVLTVGTDMSVGKMSTSLELHRTCLKRGLRSKFLATGQAGLMIAGDGIPLDAVRVDFAAGAVEQMVVEFGCDRDILHIEGQGSLLHPGSTATLPLLRGSQPTHLVLAHRAGQTHIRHHPRILIGSLSKVVELYEMVSQAAGAFVGAKVSAIALNTHHLEETAARLAIAEIQAETGLPCTDPVRFGADVLLGAIAD; encoded by the coding sequence ATGATTCCTAAAGATCCTACTTATAAAATTAATAATGGTAAAGTTGCTATCCTATTACACCAGGGAATTATTGGTAAGTTTGGCAAAACTGGCTTAGCATTTTTACGCTACAGCGAAGCCTCAGTTGTGGCTGCAATTGACTCTGAATGTGCCGGACAATCTTTCTGTGAATTAACGGGAATTTCCAGAGAAGTGCCGATAGTTGCTTCGGTGTCAGAAGCTTTATCTTATTCGCCAGATATTCTGTTAATTGGGATTGCTCCTTCTGGGGGTGTTTTACCAACAGAATGGTTAGAGGAAATTAATCGAGCAATTGCTGCGGGTTTGTCAGTGGTAAATGGTTTACATACTCAGCTTGCACCACTGATTAAAATACCTTTAAAAGACGATCAATGGATTTGGGATGTGCGTCAAGAACCGCAAAAAGTAGGCGCGATCGCATCTGCTAAAGCTGCCGATCTCAATTGCCGCCGCGTATTGACAGTGGGTACGGATATGAGTGTCGGTAAAATGTCTACGAGTTTGGAACTGCATCGCACTTGCTTAAAACGTGGCTTACGTTCCAAGTTTTTAGCAACTGGACAAGCTGGTTTAATGATTGCTGGTGATGGTATTCCCTTGGATGCCGTGCGGGTGGATTTTGCGGCGGGTGCAGTTGAGCAAATGGTGGTAGAATTTGGGTGCGATCGCGACATCCTACACATCGAGGGTCAAGGTTCTCTGCTACATCCGGGCTCAACAGCTACATTGCCCCTACTACGAGGTTCTCAGCCTACTCACTTAGTGCTAGCGCATCGAGCTGGACAAACTCACATCCGCCATCATCCCCGCATACTAATTGGATCGCTATCCAAAGTTGTGGAATTATACGAGATGGTATCACAGGCGGCGGGTGCTTTTGTGGGGGCGAAAGTAAGTGCGATCGCGCTTAATACTCACCATCTGGAGGAAACTGCGGCGAGATTAGCAATAGCAGAAATTCAAGCAGAAACGGGATTACCCTGTACAGATCCCGTGCGATTTGGGGCCGATGTATTGTTAGGCGCGATCGCAGACTAG
- a CDS encoding GGDEF domain-containing protein: MTLLTNDPMEILKRKAIIFILVFMVLGGILITFLHLLEGTTHTISLVIPPLTSITCLNLLIYLIKYPQQIYRVINLLLAWSSFIIIFPEYSFVIEAWLDKEKRLIDTLPPISSGLFLLTTSMIIFLRPRRLVRLTILLWFIIAAPVVVYLIFHIPELETPRGIDLIVTLVPAMAINLCFIRFYSQLQDANNKLYLERFHLMEISEKDALTSVFNRGAGERILQDLINQSEEQIGIILCDIDRFKQINDNYGHLMGDRVLQVIAQSCQNRLREKDILIRWGGEEFLIVVTGDDEKELKQMAEHLRLAIADRQIPEVGKVTASFGVALRQPDEDIVELFARADRALYRAKGYGRNQVIAA; this comes from the coding sequence ATGACATTACTAACGAACGATCCAATGGAAATCCTCAAGCGAAAAGCCATAATCTTCATCTTGGTATTTATGGTTTTAGGAGGAATACTAATTACATTTCTACATTTACTTGAAGGCACAACCCATACAATTTCGTTAGTAATTCCTCCTCTTACATCAATTACCTGCTTGAACCTTCTGATCTATCTCATTAAGTATCCCCAGCAAATTTACCGAGTCATAAATCTTCTTTTAGCGTGGAGTAGCTTTATCATCATTTTTCCAGAATATTCTTTTGTGATTGAGGCATGGTTAGACAAGGAAAAACGGTTGATTGATACTTTACCACCGATTTCGTCAGGACTTTTTTTGCTCACAACCAGCATGATTATTTTCTTGCGTCCTCGTCGATTGGTTCGGCTGACAATCCTACTTTGGTTTATTATAGCCGCTCCAGTGGTTGTTTACTTAATATTTCATATCCCAGAATTAGAAACACCTAGAGGCATAGATTTAATCGTTACACTTGTCCCTGCTATGGCTATTAATCTATGCTTCATTCGATTTTATTCGCAACTACAAGATGCGAACAATAAACTTTATCTTGAGCGCTTTCATCTTATGGAAATTTCCGAAAAAGATGCTCTCACCAGTGTATTTAACCGAGGTGCGGGAGAAAGGATACTCCAAGACTTAATAAATCAATCAGAGGAGCAGATCGGCATTATTTTGTGCGATATAGATCGCTTCAAACAAATCAATGATAATTATGGTCATTTAATGGGCGATCGCGTTCTACAAGTAATAGCTCAATCCTGTCAGAATCGGTTAAGAGAGAAAGATATTTTGATTCGTTGGGGTGGCGAAGAATTTTTAATTGTGGTGACAGGAGATGATGAAAAGGAATTAAAACAAATGGCGGAACATTTGAGATTGGCGATCGCCGATCGACAAATACCGGAAGTGGGCAAAGTCACTGCTTCATTTGGAGTTGCCTTGCGTCAACCGGACGAGGATATAGTTGAGCTATTTGCCAGAGCCGATCGAGCATTATATCGGGCTAAAGGGTACGGGCGGAATCAAGTAATCGCAGCCTAG
- the ada gene encoding bifunctional DNA-binding transcriptional regulator/O6-methylguanine-DNA methyltransferase Ada, with protein sequence MHASAPQILSLSEETLWQAILNRDTNFDGKLFYGVRSTNIYCRPTCPSRRPNRSQVTFFNSPEAAEIQGFRPCKRCQPQNATVDNPARDKVIAACRYIEGECDRIPTLSEIGDRVAMSPTHLQRIFKQIVGVSPFQYADSLRIKRLKEHLREGEEIAPTLYEVGYGSSSRLYEKAPKQLGMTPNTYKRLGFGEQIRYAIANSPLGFVIVAATKRGICNIRLGNDAAELESELQREFSNASLEKADSELCQWMQSLIDYLSGNLPLPNLPCDVKATAFQLQVWNALQAIPAGRTVTYSDVADAIGQPNSVRAVARACATNPVALVIPCHRVVPKVGGVGGYRWGSFRKEKLIDLEKEYATTPTLNLKNEKIE encoded by the coding sequence ATGCACGCATCAGCACCGCAAATTTTATCTCTTTCAGAAGAAACCCTTTGGCAAGCAATCCTGAACCGAGACACCAACTTTGATGGTAAATTATTCTACGGCGTGCGATCGACAAACATTTATTGCCGTCCAACCTGCCCCAGCCGCAGACCAAACCGCAGCCAAGTTACTTTTTTTAACTCACCTGAAGCCGCAGAAATTCAAGGTTTTCGTCCCTGCAAGCGCTGTCAGCCACAAAATGCGACTGTTGACAATCCCGCCAGAGACAAGGTAATTGCAGCCTGTCGTTATATCGAGGGAGAGTGCGATCGCATACCCACCTTATCAGAAATAGGCGATCGCGTCGCTATGAGTCCCACTCACCTACAGCGAATATTCAAACAAATAGTCGGAGTTTCCCCTTTTCAATATGCCGATTCCCTGCGAATTAAACGTTTAAAAGAACATCTCAGAGAGGGAGAAGAAATCGCACCCACCCTCTACGAAGTCGGCTACGGTTCTAGCAGCAGATTATATGAAAAAGCACCAAAACAACTCGGCATGACTCCTAATACTTATAAACGTCTCGGTTTCGGCGAACAAATACGTTATGCGATCGCTAATTCTCCTCTCGGTTTTGTAATTGTAGCTGCAACTAAGCGCGGAATTTGCAACATTCGCCTCGGAAATGATGCAGCAGAACTTGAAAGCGAATTGCAACGAGAATTCAGCAATGCTTCTCTGGAAAAAGCCGATTCAGAATTGTGTCAATGGATGCAATCTTTAATAGATTATCTTAGCGGTAATTTACCTCTACCGAATCTTCCCTGCGACGTGAAAGCTACAGCATTTCAATTGCAAGTTTGGAATGCTTTACAGGCAATTCCTGCTGGTAGAACTGTTACTTATAGTGACGTTGCTGATGCTATTGGACAGCCAAATTCTGTCCGCGCTGTGGCACGCGCTTGTGCGACAAATCCAGTTGCATTAGTTATTCCTTGTCATCGAGTTGTGCCCAAAGTTGGGGGAGTCGGAGGATATCGCTGGGGAAGTTTTCGGAAAGAGAAACTTATTGATTTAGAGAAAGAGTATGCGACAACTCCGACTCTAAATCTTAAGAATGAAAAAATAGAATAG
- a CDS encoding Uma2 family endonuclease, with protein sequence MIVPVQPLNKPDIVYPDSDGQLMADNTKQFHLIIKIQGGLDALFKDAENVFVAGDLLWYPVEGDNKIRQAPDVMVVFGRPKGDRGSYRQWEEDNIAPQVVFEIISPGNRMGEMFKKLKFYERYGVEEYYLYNPENNDLTGWLRSDNELNEIEPMGGWVSPRLGVRFEISSGELEIYRPDGEKFLSYVELERQRESAQQRAEKLAAKLREMGINPDEV encoded by the coding sequence ATGATTGTACCAGTTCAACCTCTAAATAAACCAGATATTGTTTACCCAGATAGTGACGGACAATTAATGGCAGATAATACTAAGCAGTTCCACTTAATTATCAAAATTCAGGGTGGTTTAGATGCCTTATTCAAGGATGCTGAAAATGTTTTTGTTGCCGGGGATTTGCTGTGGTATCCTGTCGAAGGAGATAATAAAATCCGCCAAGCACCTGATGTGATGGTAGTTTTTGGTAGGCCAAAAGGCGATCGAGGTTCTTATAGACAGTGGGAAGAAGATAATATTGCTCCGCAAGTTGTGTTTGAGATTATTTCCCCTGGTAATAGAATGGGAGAAATGTTCAAGAAATTGAAGTTTTATGAGCGTTATGGAGTGGAAGAATACTATCTCTACAACCCTGAGAATAATGATTTAACAGGGTGGTTGCGTTCAGATAATGAACTTAACGAGATTGAGCCAATGGGGGGATGGGTGAGTCCGCGTTTAGGTGTAAGGTTTGAGATTTCATCGGGAGAGTTGGAAATTTATCGACCGGATGGAGAGAAGTTTTTGTCTTATGTGGAGTTGGAAAGGCAGCGAGAATCGGCACAGCAACGTGCTGAAAAATTGGCGGCAAAATTGCGGGAAATGGGTATAAATCCTGATGAGGTTTGA
- a CDS encoding NADAR family protein, whose amino-acid sequence MTIYFYSTREEPYGCFSNFSAHGFELEGVYWLTSEHYFQAQKFVGTPHVEQIRQVKTPKDAAKMGRERKRPLRQDWEEVKDDIMRKAVLCKFETHANIREVLLSTGDEEIVENSPIDYYWGCGKDGSGKNKLGLILMEVREILRQRIE is encoded by the coding sequence ATGACTATCTACTTTTATAGCACTCGCGAAGAACCCTACGGATGTTTCTCTAACTTTTCTGCTCACGGATTTGAGTTAGAAGGAGTATATTGGCTAACTAGCGAACATTATTTTCAAGCTCAAAAGTTTGTAGGTACGCCTCATGTTGAGCAAATTCGACAGGTGAAAACACCGAAGGATGCGGCGAAAATGGGGCGGGAGCGCAAACGTCCCCTTCGCCAAGATTGGGAAGAGGTGAAAGATGATATTATGCGAAAGGCGGTGCTGTGTAAATTTGAGACTCATGCGAATATCCGCGAAGTTTTGCTATCTACAGGTGATGAGGAAATTGTCGAAAATTCACCAATAGATTATTATTGGGGTTGTGGCAAAGATGGCAGCGGCAAGAATAAATTAGGGCTAATTTTAATGGAAGTAAGGGAGATATTACGGCAGCGGATAGAGTAA
- a CDS encoding GNAT family N-acetyltransferase produces the protein MNKSSFSLPAECIIRAASAKDIWSIRKLVLSAKLDPTQLRWQQFWAIECEGNLVACGQLRNFSGVQELGSLVVAKSWRSRGLGTYLTTYLIQQATQPLYLECLGKRLENFYVRFGFVPISWEEVPQSLKFKFGVSQLAKNLLRVPVVIMQYRGLPE, from the coding sequence GTGAATAAAAGTTCTTTCTCCTTACCAGCAGAGTGCATTATTCGCGCCGCCTCTGCTAAAGATATATGGTCAATTCGGAAATTAGTGCTGAGTGCAAAACTCGACCCAACTCAGTTGCGCTGGCAGCAATTTTGGGCGATCGAATGCGAGGGGAATTTGGTAGCTTGCGGACAGTTACGCAACTTTTCCGGGGTACAAGAATTAGGCAGTTTAGTAGTAGCTAAAAGTTGGCGCAGTCGCGGGTTAGGAACTTATTTGACAACATATTTGATTCAACAAGCAACTCAACCGCTTTATTTAGAATGTTTGGGAAAGCGACTAGAAAATTTTTACGTTCGATTTGGTTTTGTACCGATTTCCTGGGAAGAAGTACCACAGTCTCTAAAATTCAAGTTTGGTGTTTCCCAATTAGCAAAAAATTTATTGAGAGTACCTGTAGTAATTATGCAGTATCGAGGGCTTCCAGAATGA
- a CDS encoding Uma2 family endonuclease encodes MTETLTDIGLPTQFPDHTQLPESDGTFVKNFQEHPQSIILTDSIGPILQRRHPDGNYCIGQDSGIYWRQTEPPEQGAEAPDWFYVPNVSARPEKGKYRRSYVLWREHLAPLIALEFASGNGEEERDATPLLMSDEGEVQKPGKFWVYEQIIRIPYYGIYEMKNDKLEVYHLVDFSYQKLEPNARGHYPISPLEVELGLWQGSYQNQTQIWLRWWDSEGNLLLIGDERAELEKYRGEQERLRAEEERLRAEKAEQKAARLAERLRAMGIDPDAEDVD; translated from the coding sequence ATGACTGAAACATTAACTGACATAGGTCTGCCTACCCAATTTCCAGATCATACTCAATTGCCGGAGTCTGACGGTACTTTTGTGAAAAACTTTCAAGAGCATCCCCAGAGCATAATTCTCACTGATTCTATCGGCCCTATTTTGCAGCGGCGACATCCCGATGGTAATTACTGCATTGGACAAGATTCTGGCATTTATTGGCGACAAACTGAACCGCCAGAACAAGGTGCAGAAGCACCTGACTGGTTCTATGTACCGAACGTTTCTGCCCGTCCCGAAAAAGGAAAATATCGCCGTTCTTATGTGTTGTGGCGAGAACACTTAGCACCTTTAATTGCTTTGGAATTTGCCAGCGGTAATGGAGAGGAAGAACGCGATGCAACTCCGCTTTTGATGAGTGATGAAGGGGAGGTGCAAAAACCTGGTAAGTTTTGGGTTTACGAGCAGATAATTCGCATTCCCTACTATGGCATCTATGAAATGAAGAATGATAAATTAGAGGTTTATCATCTCGTAGATTTTTCCTATCAAAAGCTAGAGCCAAATGCACGGGGTCACTATCCTATTTCTCCTTTAGAAGTGGAGTTGGGACTCTGGCAGGGAAGTTATCAGAATCAAACTCAAATTTGGCTGCGCTGGTGGGATAGTGAGGGGAATTTGTTACTAATTGGTGACGAAAGAGCCGAACTTGAAAAATATCGGGGAGAACAGGAACGTTTGCGAGCGGAAGAGGAACGTTTGCGAGCGGAAAAGGCGGAGCAAAAAGCAGCGCGACTGGCAGAGCGATTGCGAGCAATGGGTATCGATCCTGATGCAGAAGATGTTGATTAA
- a CDS encoding Uma2 family endonuclease — protein sequence MSIEVTSKFISEAEIFEAFCEEHKPPTDLIFDDGEPLETKRHRIAMNVLIRSLEHAWNDRNDFFTGGNMFIYYSRIQVRNRDFRGPDFFAVLGVDGTTSRQGWVVWDEEGRYPDVIVELMSPSTANIDTGVKKDLYEQVFRTPDYFVFNPFDPNSLQGWRLNGSLKYQELERNQQGWLWCQRLGMWLGTWGGTVERETTVWLRFYDESGNLILLPEEAAQQQADAAQQQADAARQQADAARQQVEQERLRADRLAAKLRELGIDPKDLTE from the coding sequence ATGTCAATTGAAGTAACTTCAAAATTCATCTCAGAAGCTGAAATATTTGAGGCATTTTGTGAAGAACACAAGCCACCGACCGATTTAATTTTTGATGACGGAGAACCCTTGGAAACGAAACGCCACCGCATTGCTATGAATGTCCTCATTCGGTCATTAGAACACGCTTGGAATGACCGCAATGACTTTTTTACTGGCGGCAATATGTTCATTTATTACAGCAGAATTCAGGTGCGAAATCGGGACTTTAGAGGCCCTGATTTTTTTGCTGTTTTAGGTGTTGATGGCACTACTTCGAGACAAGGTTGGGTAGTTTGGGATGAAGAAGGTCGTTATCCAGATGTGATTGTAGAACTAATGTCACCTTCGACTGCCAATATAGATACGGGAGTCAAAAAGGATCTTTATGAGCAAGTTTTCAGGACTCCTGATTATTTTGTGTTTAATCCTTTTGACCCAAATTCTCTGCAAGGGTGGCGATTAAATGGGAGCTTAAAATATCAAGAATTAGAGCGAAATCAACAGGGTTGGCTATGGTGTCAAAGGTTAGGTATGTGGTTAGGAACATGGGGGGGAACTGTTGAGCGAGAAACGACTGTTTGGTTGCGTTTTTATGATGAATCTGGCAATCTTATTTTGTTGCCAGAAGAAGCTGCTCAGCAACAAGCTGATGCTGCTCAGCAACAAGCTGATGCTGCTCGACAACAAGCTGATGCTGCTCGACAACAAGTCGAACAAGAACGCCTACGGGCCGATCGGTTAGCTGCTAAATTACGAGAATTGGGTATAGATCCCAAGGATTTAACTGAGTAA
- a CDS encoding glycosyltransferase family 39 protein, producing MTVESSKLKIANGEKPWFHSLLLLIWIAIGTVLRFTNLAGKPPSTIEIATIVFSLGNSLQTIPLDSAIALDALLQPLQLNPEANITSVIHNLMTESTHPPVYFVLAHWWMKLFSNDAGLVSLWAARALPAILGVASIPAIFCFGFVAFRSRLIAQMAAAMMAVSPYGIFIAQEARHYTLPVLLIIASLGCLAIATRTINERTVLPIWVGLSWVGVNCLGIATHYFFILVVAAEGLSLIAVILIKNRTYRQEKLDLASTHNLTLKPQLLIPSSLFRIYAVAAGTLVGCLVWVPALETASDSEMTRWIYEGKNLIELLEPAPRILAWMVTMLALLPVEGVSLSAILISGLILLIFMFFALPILIQGVKIKLNQSDNSSIAQVLCGFILAAISIFLGITYILGADLTLAARYQFVYFPAVIILFAVSLAIYWEERYLETNNKFSNVFKLPILVLKIGGQKAVTIILLMGLLGSMTVVANLGFQKSKRPDILVTQIVKIQEASPKVPVLIAMVRKSHSETRAMMGIAWEFKRLSSSSLSTNSQFNYPQFLLAKKEGDSQTATDALHKTLAQMPKPLDLWTINFTASVDEKGQNCVVDSQSQPKIAGYKYRLYHCL from the coding sequence ATGACTGTCGAAAGTTCAAAACTAAAAATTGCCAATGGTGAGAAACCTTGGTTTCATTCATTACTGCTGCTAATATGGATAGCAATTGGCACAGTTTTGCGCTTTACTAATTTAGCAGGAAAGCCACCTTCAACAATTGAGATAGCAACCATAGTTTTTAGTTTGGGAAATAGTTTGCAGACGATACCGTTAGATAGTGCGATCGCACTTGATGCGCTATTGCAGCCATTACAACTAAATCCCGAAGCTAATATCACCTCAGTTATCCACAATTTGATGACAGAAAGCACTCATCCTCCAGTTTATTTTGTATTGGCTCATTGGTGGATGAAACTATTTTCTAACGACGCGGGTTTAGTTTCTTTGTGGGCCGCTAGAGCGCTTCCTGCAATTCTTGGTGTCGCCTCAATTCCAGCTATCTTTTGCTTTGGGTTTGTGGCTTTTCGCTCTCGCTTAATAGCTCAAATGGCAGCAGCAATGATGGCAGTTTCTCCCTACGGGATATTTATCGCTCAAGAAGCTCGTCACTACACTTTACCAGTTTTATTAATTATCGCTTCTTTGGGCTGTTTAGCAATAGCAACTAGAACAATTAATGAGCGAACTGTATTGCCGATTTGGGTAGGATTATCGTGGGTAGGAGTTAACTGTTTAGGAATTGCCACCCATTACTTTTTTATTCTTGTTGTTGCTGCTGAAGGTTTAAGTTTAATAGCTGTTATTTTGATTAAAAATAGGACATATCGCCAGGAAAAATTAGATTTAGCTTCGACTCACAATTTAACGCTTAAGCCTCAATTACTAATTCCCAGTTCTCTATTCCGAATTTATGCTGTGGCTGCGGGTACATTGGTGGGATGCTTGGTTTGGGTTCCCGCATTGGAGACTGCTTCTGATAGTGAAATGACTCGCTGGATTTATGAGGGAAAAAACCTGATTGAACTGCTAGAACCAGCACCAAGAATTTTAGCGTGGATGGTGACAATGCTGGCATTATTGCCAGTGGAAGGAGTCTCTTTATCGGCGATCCTTATCTCTGGTTTGATATTATTGATTTTCATGTTTTTTGCGTTACCAATTTTGATTCAAGGTGTCAAAATTAAATTAAATCAATCAGATAACAGCTCGATTGCTCAAGTTTTATGCGGGTTTATCTTAGCTGCAATCTCCATCTTTTTAGGGATAACTTACATTTTGGGTGCCGATTTAACTCTAGCGGCTCGTTATCAATTTGTCTACTTTCCTGCGGTTATCATTTTGTTTGCAGTCAGTCTAGCTATCTATTGGGAAGAGCGGTATTTAGAAACAAACAATAAATTTAGTAATGTTTTTAAATTGCCAATTCTAGTGTTAAAAATAGGAGGACAAAAAGCAGTAACAATTATCTTATTAATGGGTTTGCTTGGTAGCATGACAGTTGTGGCAAATTTGGGTTTTCAAAAATCGAAACGCCCAGACATTTTAGTTACGCAAATTGTTAAAATACAAGAAGCATCGCCAAAGGTTCCCGTTTTAATTGCAATGGTTCGCAAAAGCCACTCGGAAACAAGAGCTATGATGGGGATAGCGTGGGAGTTTAAACGTTTATCTAGTTCATCCCTGAGTACAAATTCTCAATTTAATTATCCTCAATTTCTGCTAGCAAAAAAAGAGGGTGATTCTCAAACAGCGACGGATGCACTGCATAAAACGTTAGCTCAAATGCCAAAACCTTTGGATTTGTGGACAATAAATTTTACTGCTTCGGTGGATGAAAAAGGGCAAAATTGTGTAGTTGATTCCCAATCTCAGCCTAAAATAGCTGGCTACAAATACCGATTGTATCACTGTTTATAA
- a CDS encoding mandelate racemase/muconate lactonizing enzyme family protein translates to MHIDIQTFTVHKRFALTISRGTTAQTTNLWLRLEHEGIEGWGEASPFSIGSYPQTTENLVAALQKIAPLLEKFTPLERQQIEDIFREVELPSAACAAIDMALHDWLGKKVGLPLWKLWGIDRSRIVPTSVTIGINSPEGARQRVRDWFEKDASYQNSIKYRALKVKLGSSDGIEADRAMLMAVLDEAPKNIQISIDANGGWNLTDAIKMCFWLEKYGIKYVEQPLSPMENIKDFLELYRQSPLPIFADESCFNSRDMPRLANCVHGINIKMMKAGGLTEAMRMIHAAKAYGLQVMFGCYSDSVLANTAAAQLSPLADYLDLDSHFNLIDDPFAGAVLENGCLLPNDLPGLGVSRIDNI, encoded by the coding sequence ATGCACATTGACATTCAAACTTTCACTGTCCATAAACGGTTTGCTCTTACCATCAGTCGGGGTACAACTGCCCAAACTACGAATTTATGGTTGAGATTGGAGCATGAAGGCATCGAAGGTTGGGGGGAAGCTTCGCCTTTTTCTATAGGCAGTTACCCTCAAACTACAGAAAATCTTGTGGCGGCATTGCAGAAAATTGCGCCGCTGCTAGAGAAATTTACCCCTTTAGAGCGTCAACAAATTGAAGACATATTTAGGGAGGTTGAGTTACCTTCAGCAGCTTGTGCAGCAATAGATATGGCACTCCATGATTGGCTGGGCAAAAAAGTAGGATTGCCGCTATGGAAACTGTGGGGAATTGACCGATCGCGTATTGTACCAACTTCAGTTACAATTGGTATTAATTCGCCCGAAGGTGCTCGGCAGAGGGTGCGAGATTGGTTTGAAAAAGATGCCAGCTATCAAAACAGTATAAAGTATCGTGCTCTCAAAGTAAAATTAGGTAGTTCTGATGGCATAGAAGCAGATAGAGCGATGTTAATGGCGGTGCTAGATGAAGCACCTAAAAACATCCAAATTAGCATAGATGCTAATGGTGGATGGAATTTAACGGATGCCATTAAAATGTGTTTTTGGTTAGAAAAGTATGGAATAAAGTATGTAGAGCAGCCACTATCACCTATGGAAAATATTAAGGATTTTTTGGAGCTTTATCGTCAGTCACCACTGCCAATTTTTGCAGATGAAAGTTGCTTTAATAGTAGGGATATGCCTCGGTTAGCTAACTGCGTACATGGCATTAATATCAAAATGATGAAAGCGGGGGGATTAACTGAAGCAATGCGGATGATACACGCGGCTAAAGCTTATGGTTTACAAGTGATGTTTGGCTGCTATTCTGATAGTGTATTGGCAAACACAGCCGCCGCACAATTATCACCTTTAGCTGACTATCTTGACTTGGATAGTCATTTTAATTTAATAGACGATCCTTTCGCTGGTGCAGTCTTAGAAAATGGATGTTTGCTGCCCAATGATTTACCAGGACTGGGTGTTTCCCGAATTGATAATATATAA